A genome region from Dolichospermum compactum NIES-806 includes the following:
- a CDS encoding DUF4335 domain-containing protein, which translates to MNIQRKYSLPNCTLLLEGLSDMTRTANFQEMRPELSILVNAECHLSNYDQPISGGREFFESLVRAVSAYAQEVLSNIPNPQGKKFEHQNSELVELQKIDSNRHKLIVHSEITADNQGGNNNPGQPLQVVLNTVQLFDLVEAVDQFFADSQTLPELSLELYPVHRSYGGSSQTLIKQAIPATVGVSSLAVAALAFSLIPAPQIRPPQVKPETQSSASTPTPIASVSPSITPTVAATPTTTTTASETPVNKDLEALLKTVPEITDPSQLRALNRQVYNQIHPAWTNRSELPEDLVYRLGVAADGSIVGYKAVNQKASDAIDKTPLPRLLYNPANRVPNEPIAQFKVVFTQKGFLEISPWLGYAKTPEVTGEKITDINKIKDLNQKLYSTIRQNWSVTPTFAKDLKYRVAVNKEGVIADYEPLNQVAFDYFRETPLPQMFQSVYGSNVAAPDNKQPLAHFQVLFTPKGELKVDPWKGYK; encoded by the coding sequence ATGAATATCCAACGTAAATATAGTTTACCTAATTGCACCCTGCTCCTAGAAGGGTTAAGTGACATGACACGGACAGCTAACTTTCAAGAAATGCGTCCCGAACTATCCATATTAGTGAATGCAGAATGCCATTTATCTAATTATGATCAACCCATAAGTGGAGGTAGAGAATTTTTTGAAAGCTTAGTTAGAGCCGTGAGTGCTTACGCTCAAGAAGTTTTAAGCAATATACCCAATCCCCAAGGCAAAAAATTTGAACATCAAAATTCAGAATTAGTTGAATTACAGAAAATTGACAGCAACAGACACAAATTAATTGTTCACTCTGAAATCACAGCAGACAATCAAGGGGGAAATAACAACCCCGGACAACCGCTGCAAGTCGTCCTCAACACAGTCCAATTATTTGATTTAGTTGAAGCCGTAGATCAGTTTTTTGCTGATAGCCAGACTTTACCAGAATTATCCCTAGAACTATACCCAGTTCATCGCAGTTATGGTGGTTCTAGTCAAACCTTAATTAAACAAGCAATCCCCGCTACCGTCGGCGTATCCAGCCTAGCCGTAGCTGCCCTAGCCTTTAGTTTAATTCCTGCCCCCCAAATTCGTCCACCTCAAGTCAAACCAGAAACACAGTCCAGCGCCTCCACACCCACACCCATAGCGTCAGTATCACCCTCCATTACACCCACAGTAGCAGCCACCCCCACAACCACAACCACAGCATCAGAAACCCCTGTTAACAAGGATTTGGAAGCACTTTTAAAGACAGTTCCAGAAATAACAGATCCATCTCAATTACGGGCATTAAATCGCCAAGTTTACAATCAAATTCATCCCGCTTGGACAAATCGCTCAGAATTACCAGAGGATTTAGTTTATCGTTTAGGTGTGGCCGCCGATGGTAGTATTGTTGGTTATAAAGCAGTAAATCAGAAAGCTAGTGATGCGATCGATAAAACACCACTACCTAGACTACTCTATAATCCTGCTAATCGCGTCCCTAATGAACCTATTGCTCAATTCAAAGTCGTATTTACCCAAAAAGGGTTTCTAGAAATTAGTCCCTGGTTAGGATACGCTAAAACACCAGAAGTAACTGGCGAAAAAATTACTGATATCAATAAAATCAAGGATTTAAATCAAAAGCTGTATAGTACAATTCGTCAAAATTGGAGTGTTACTCCTACCTTTGCTAAGGATTTAAAATATCGAGTAGCAGTGAATAAAGAAGGGGTAATAGCGGACTATGAACCACTTAATCAAGTCGCTTTTGATTATTTCCGGGAAACTCCTCTACCTCAGATGTTCCAATCAGTGTATGGCTCAAATGTAGCTGCACCTGATAATAAACAACCTCTAGCTCATTTTCAGGTACTATTTACACCCAAGGGAGAATTAAAAGTCGACCCTTGGAAGGGATATAAATAA